The following coding sequences lie in one Arachis hypogaea cultivar Tifrunner chromosome 9, arahy.Tifrunner.gnm2.J5K5, whole genome shotgun sequence genomic window:
- the LOC112710666 gene encoding uncharacterized protein, translating into MGRHSCCYKQKLRKGLWSPEEDEKLLNYITNHGHGCWSSVPKLAGLQRCGKSCRLRWINYLRPDLKRGAFSQEEEDLIIELHAVLGNRWSQIAARLPGRTDNEIKNLWNSCLKKKLRQKGIDPITNKPLSDVVPIENNKNKKEEEEKPPTTTERFEGPPSDSVGGYFSFNYQQMMNNFGATPPNATSSDANFVANNILTWEQEEVKWCEYLNTLLLNNTVVQNHSSSSSHSVMYGGGGGEVITEPETTSFMRQDSSSSSWHHHSQQQPHQFSDMYTKDLQRFSVAFGQSM; encoded by the exons ATGGGAAGGCACTCTTGCTGCTACAAGCAGAAGCTAAGAAAAGGACTCTGGTCCCCAGAGGAAGATGAGAAGCTTCTCAATTATATCACCAACCATGGTCATGGATGTTGGAGCTCTGTCCCCAAACTAGCAG GATTGCAGAGATGTGGGAAGAGCTGCAGATTAAGATGGATAAATTACCTGAGGCCAGATTTGAAGAGAGGAGCATTCTCACAGGAGGAAGAGGATTTGATAATTGAACTCCATGCAGTTCTTGGAAACCG GTGGTCTCAGATTGCAGCACGGTTACCGGGAAGAACCGACAATGAGATAAAGAATCTATGGAACTCTTGCCTCAAGAAGAAGCTGAGGCAGAAAGGGATTGACCCAATCACAAACAAGCCACTCTCCGATGTGGTGCCTATTGAGAATAACAAGaacaagaaggaggaggaggagaagccaCCAACAACAACAGAAAGGTTTGAAGGGCCTCCTTCTGATTCTGTAGGAGGATACTTTTCCTTCAATTATCAGCAAATGATGAACAATTTTGGAGCAACTCCACCAAACGCCACATCGAGTGACGCTAACTTTGTTGCTAACAACATTCTAACATGGGAACAAGAAGAGGTAAAATGGTGTGAGTATCTTAACACCCTTCTTCTCAACAACACGGTAGTTCAgaatcattcttcttcttcttctcattctgTTAtgtatggtggtggtggtggtgaggtTATTACTGAGCCAGAAACAACAAGCTTCATGAGACAAGACTCATCAAGTAGTAGTTGGCACCACCATAGCCAGCAACAACCTCATCAATTCTCAGATATGTATACCAAGGATCTGCAGAGATTTTCAGTGGCTTTTGGCCAATCCATGTAG